GCTCCTACTACCACCACCAGCAGGTCTCCTACCAGGACATCAAGCCGTGTGTCATGTGATGCGGGTTCGCTTCGGTTCGCTTCGGTTCGCGTCGGTTCGGTTCGGTTCGGCTGAaacgaagaaggagaagaaaaccCACATGAGGGGACGCGGAGGCTCTCAAAAGACAAAAAGCCGGACTACTTTTTCCTCCCCGTCTTCTTCCGCTCGCAACAAGAGACGATCtagagtgatgatgatgatgatgatgatgatgattataataataatatataataatacgaACTTTTTCCTTCCGTCATCATGGAGCAACGGGGTCGAAAGTCTTGCTGACGTTTGGTACTAAAGTCCTGCAGCGCGGATGACTACAactacacacttttttttgtccatcttctttcatcattgtaaaaaaaaaaaaaaaaaaaaaaaaaaaaaaaaaaaaaaaaaaaagcacacttctattttctgttttctttctttgcatTATAACACTAGTTTGGAATTCCAGTAACATGAACAATTGAGGACATTATATTGATGTGTCATatgtatactgtataaaaaTGATTAAGGCACTTTTTTGAATAGCCTATAagcgcaactttttttttttttttatttattctgaaGGCCTgcatatttttcatttcaggcGATTTGGCCAATTAAGGAGGTGTTATGCTTTATTGGCAATATTTGTCAGAAtgcttattatttgttttaaaatgaacatGGAGGATATATTGTAAGCACCGTTTGGATTATGTAGACGATGAATTTAATGCCAGCACTGTATACTGTTCTATATAATTGGAGAATTTAGCGAGGGTCAtctttattacaaataaaatatttgtttgggCTGTTGACGCCTAAATTCTCAAAAGGGAGACATTTTGGATTTTGTTAACATTTCAACAAATTCGATCTGATCGACAATATActtcatacacatttttttgcctgtttattattaattttgcatCAAGAGAAACGCAAATGAATTGGAAGCAATACATTTTATGTGCAGGTCAATGTCAGTTGAGTATCTTGAACAGGACAGGAAAATAATTCTGAAACAATATAAACACTGAAAATGTcaattaaatgcaaaataattcTATATTTATACATGCTACAATTTACTCCAGATATAATTTGGCGGCATGGGTGCATGTTAAGAAATAGGCATTATACTTCTCTCTCTAAATAATATTTTCTTGTCAAATAAACCACAATGCCGTCTTTCATTATAGACCAATtataaaatcaaatattttacataaattaataataaatacgtTAGATATTTACTTATACTTTTACTTACTTATAAATTgtatcaaaaagtattctgttcATCgatatgaaattattttattttattattgaaatttaaaaactttgttttaaaaacttcAATCTCTGACGCTTttaataagaaaatattttgtaataGTATAATTTAAAGTACAAACagaactgtctcagaaaattagaatattgtgataaagtccattattttctgtaatgcaattaaataagcaaaaatgtcatatacattctggatttattacaaatcaactgaaatattgcaagtcttttattattttaatattgctgattatggcttacatagaaaactcaaatatctcaaatattagaatatttcctcagactaagtttaaaaaaagtcataatcagcaatattaaaacaataaaaatttgtaatgaatagaatgtatggcatttttgcttatttaattgcattacagaaaataatggactttatcacaatattccaaTTTTCTAAGACAGTCCTGTACTGTTTGTAAGATTTTGTCCCGGTTATATGTAAATCAAAATCCCGAAAAGTGCAGTCCTATATTCTACTGTAAACTAAAACCACAATTTGAAATGTGCTTTAAATGAATACGCCACATTTGGTAGTGTCAATCAAGCAGGAACACGAAActcataaaagttttttttttttcctccttccttTAAACATTGTGTGAATTTATTAATCTTGTCCAATTTGTAGCAACACCGACTCTGTTTTATGCTAATTGAAAGGGATAAGAACACAGTTTAAAGAAAGCCATACATTTCTTTTAGGTTAAGGACTTCTTTTGAGGAAAATGTCAGGTGAGATGcaacatagtaaaaaaaaaattacatcgagTGTTCGTTCATGCTCACTTCCGTGTCAGACCATCCAATCAACGCTGGTCACactaaatagaaaagaaaagaaaaaaaatcagtgcattTAACACCAGCACCTAACACTGGTTGTTATAAAGTACATTCTGGAGCACATATGGCCGAGCAGCAGTGGAATCTCACATTCAATCTGATGACATTGGCCGAGGTGTGGCACGGCCAAGGGAGCGAATGAGCGAGATgacgaacccccccccccccgacccgACCCGACCTCAGCTCCATAAAAAGCTCGAAGAAGGCTGCTGGGTGCAGAATGACATGAATTGCTGGATGTGTGCGTGCGGAGTATTACAGTACACGATGTAATAGCACCTAGCAGGCCAGGTAAAGTCTGTCCAAGAACATGGACACGTGATAGTTAGTGCGATGAAGGGACTGCAAGATGTGGAATGCGTTGTTGTTTTGACTTCTCAAATGTTTTCGGTTAAGACGACTGTatatgaaatattcaaatgttGCTTAAATTGAAGTTTTAACTCAAATGACGTTCCTCTTAAAGAGAACTCGGTACATTTTGGCTAAGTCTCAACGAAGTAGACATTTTacaacatgaaaacaaacaaaaaaaagacacccgaAACGCTCTCCACAAAATCTTTAGTATGTTACATTCCATTGCAAAACATATCATGTCATCCAGATCAACACTTTTGCATTCTTATAGACAGGAAAATTAGTCCATGTTATCTTAACTGTGGGTACAATTTATTGGATGAGTTATGAACTGTGAGTAATATTCAACTAAAACCGCATGTGGCAGATAAGATGCAGTCAATTAATccattttgttgctgttgttgattACATTGCAGATATGCAGGTACCATTCCATAAATGTGACAATGTTAATAACGACACACAGTGGCTATTAGGCATGCTGCTAAAtctgataaaaataataaataaaagggctatgtctatacaaaaaaataataataatgtcctaTCAAAAGAAGCATTGatttaccaattttttttttctccacccaATTGTATTTTTACAGTGGCGCAGTGCTGCatggcagtgttttttttttttttaatgaaattaaaagtacaaatttataaatatattgtcAAATTAAGAACTCGATTCCAAACggagcattatttttttttgcctggaaaGGATGATATCGTACTTGCATTGCAGGGTGGAAGGCGTTTGTCCAATTTGGCCACAAGGTGGTGCTGTTTGCACCTTCTTGGCCGTGGAGGTcaccagcagttttttttttttttgtattgggtTGGGTGAGCCGGTGAGATTATAGCAACTCTACAAACGTGAGGCAGACAAGCTTTAAGCTAGCTAATCGCTAGCTTAAAGAGCATTTAAATCATTTaactataaaaagaaaaaaagagagagggggCGAGGGAGAATCCTCGCATTTTATGTGCTATTGTTGCATATTTAATTTAGATGTTGCTTAGTATAAAACTGTGGCTGTACtcttttcaacctggatagataaagccaaaccccaaaaaaacgttaTAAGGCATTTCAAGGTTAGCGCAGTTACTCTTCTGCTTTTATTACTCAGTCTGCTCGTGGGCGTCACCCTTGGAATCGGCCGCCTCGACGTCAGACGCGGGCGCCGCGGCTGATCGCGCTTTGCGATTGGACGGCCCGGACCGCTTGCCGCGGCGTTGGCTCTTGGCCAGCTCGGCCTGCACACTGTGACCATTCAGGCTGAGCCCCTGCAGAGCCTCCAGGGCCTTCTCGGCGGCCTCCGGGTTGCTGTAGTCCAGGAAGGCGCGGTGCTGCGCTCCCTGCCAGGTGAGCCGCAGCGGCGCCGCCTCGCGCTCCCGCAGGGACGTCTTGAGCTCGCTGACGCGCAGCCCCGTGGGGATCCCGCCCAGGTACACCGTGGTCACGCCGGGCGGGATCTTATTTGGGGCGGCGTCGCCCCCGGTCTCTTCTGGACTCTTCTCCTTGAGATTCCGTCCACTTCGCCCCTTCTTTCTCCGCCTCTCGGCGCCGTCCCCCTCGCTTCCGCGGCTTTCTTTCCTCACGCGGGGCGGACGTTGCCCGGCGTTGGGTTGCGGCTCCGCACTTTTCTCCTCCTTGGACTCTTCCTGGGCGTCCTGACGGGTTGATTTCTGCCTCGGCTTGCGCCGGTTTTGCTTTTTGGGGGGGCCGGTTTGCGAAAGGGGCTCGGCTGGGGGAGGAGCCACCCCCAGCGTGACGTCTTTCCCTGCCTGCTCCTCCAGGGCCAGGAGCTTCTTCAGGATGGGGATCTTCTCCAGCTTTTCTGGGTCCAGCTGAGGACATGAAATCGGGCAATCTCAGTCATACTCCAAAATTGTTTGCCaacatttgcttccaaaaaacgtataaatacgttctatttttaaatgttttatgtgtccaaagacgtatttatttattttttaaatgctagagcatagagaaggctttgatgcagcctctcaactgcaaagaacggttgcagaaatggtagtaattacacaaacggccagcaggtggcagcagagcaaaggagatcaaccagggtcatgttgaaaaaaagctcaattgctcactattctaaatagatttatgaataatgatgaaacttagctatattctaatgctaattggtgcaaaacgtaaacagacagaaatgtactttttttttcctgctgaaagaagagactaatctttcttttggtaggttccatgtttttatagcaatagaacacaatattctgtgggccttccaaaaatcagtcaaaatccagtaaaacagccgggagcgaacgggattgcttcagtgaaaatggctgcgagtgaatgaattaaaatggaGTATACTAGTGGTTAAAcactgtttatttaaaaaaaaaaaatctttaaaaggtcaaccttaaacatttcttgacaataatacgtTACATGTCACCTCACAAttccaaacatgacattctgattaatatgacatttgtggaatatgagttatgcagcaaaattcagccatttctagccatctcagtgggcggccattttaccatttGCTGTCGATTAAAAATgagatcacagttgctcagggctcgggcaacgaccaatcacagctcaactgttttctgaagctgagctgtgattggttgttacctgagacctgagcaactgtgatgtcatctttagtcgacagcaagtggcaaaatggccgtcttctgatattgataaaaattgCTGGATTTAGCTGCTCAACTCATAATccattaacacaatattaaccagaatacagtATTTAGGCTAGTGGGGTTGCatcgaacatattattgtcaagaattataaataaatataactaaaaataaatacattcattaaaaaacataatTCTAAAAAGATTAATTGTGAATGCATTGAACTTAAAAGTTACAACTGAATTGTACTTAGCCAGCAATTCTtttgcataccactagagggagccgaCACACCTCCAGGTCTAGAATCGAATCATTTGAGCCAAAGTAGCACATCAGCAAGttaacaaattgaaaaaaaaaaacaacaacaaaaaacaacaacaaatgactgTGCGCCAGTTCACCTGGCTCAAGCCCGCCTCATAAGAATTACGTCCGTTTATAGCAGCAGGACTTTTCACTTCCCAAGCAGTTAAAAATTTTTAGACGGCAGTCTTGATTTGTTGCATCTCGGAGTGCGTTTGGCAGCCTTTGATGCTGAGCAGTCCAGACGAGAATATACGAGGCTATTGTTTTTACAGTGGCCCGTTTGACCCGGCAACACCCTCGCCCCTCCACAAAACCCCGCCTCTGAGGACGACGCTTTGATGATCGCACATGGCCTTCCTGCCCGTGAGGTCAGCGGGTTCTGTTTACGTGCAATTGTGTCGAGGAGCCCAGAGGTTTGCGCACAAACTGTTGCAGACAAATGTCACGATCGTGTCTCACATGAGAGAAATTATCAGAAGGCAAAACGTTGGCCATCGCTCTGAAATATTCATAGACACTATATACTACactatcagggggaaaaaaaagatgctaaaTGTGTACTTTTAAGGGTCCAATTACTTGTCACTGGGACAGTACGCTCAAGCGTATACCTATTATACCCCTTAAACGGGGTACACATTGGGACAATTACAATTTGTAACATTTGTAGGCAAATATGTACTTTCGAGAGTACATATTTGCCTACAAATCATACTGTCGTGACCAAAAAGTACACAaacagtaattttattttttcacaagAACAGTTGACAGTTTGTTTGAATAAATGAAGTTGTCCACTTCTGGTCTagattattactatttttaattttttacacaTTCCACTCCATCACATGTGGCCTGTGACTATGGGCCTAACATTTGTTAATAGTACACttacatgtaaaataataataataataataataataataataataataataataataatttaaaaaaataaataaataaataaaaaataaaaaagctacaGGCATGTtccctttaataataataataatactaataataataataataataataataaactaagctgatgagtcttcttttcctgaagacttgcgtccatttccccgccactcttatgaggcgctccccctagtggcccgccaagtaattgctcaataagtcatgaacaatggagccgttacagTGGCTGTAtactaactacaaatatcgcaatacttgTGCAGGCGTATCGATATTCTATCGGGAgacacaaagtatcacgatttatcgcgacatcgatatatcgtcacactcctattaCATGTGTCTGTAACTTGTACAAATTGGAATTGATGGTGAGGTTATTCAGAGATCATTTTCACTTTACCTTACTCCAAATGATTCCTTGCGGCTTGGGAGACAGGCAGTTTGTCTTAATGACTCTGCTCGGCGTGAGGATGTAGTCCACTGTCAGGTCGTGTCTCTCCATCAGCTCTTCGGGGATGTCCACCACCTACAGAACCAAATACACTAATTCATTCATATATTCAtacgatatatattttttttttacaagttaaatatttcaaatcattttaaagaaagcagGCAAGAATATGTTAAAGCACGTTCATTTATGTAGACCCAcaacattaggcacacctgTAATTTCCAACTTGCGTTTGTGATATTTTTAAACTGACAACATGAAGCTCAACTGAGAAATTCACATCccctttttcccccccttctcaaaaataaaagaaactaaccTGACAGTCATGGACAATAGTGACCACCACAGTGGACTCGTCCACAGCTCCCATTGAGGCCATCATTGCGTACTCCAGGTCAGCAAAGCCCTCTCCTTTCCCAATGCGGAAACCTGCAAAAGGCAGATTGTGGCTCGAAAATCTATTTTTGCACGATCGTGGCATACAGAGAGCCAAATGACTCGAACATTCAGTACGGCTGAAATCGTTCCAACGAGGAGCTTAGGAGTAAGCGGGACATTCTCCATGTATGAGTTATACCTGATCTGCTTTCGGGTACaagtacaaaaagaaaaaaaaagtattaatgcGTCATAAAATGATCACATTTTAAAGAGAATAATTTTGTTtgagaggagagaaaaaaatgaacacaaatgcCTAAAGAGGAAGAGCAAAGCACAGCAAAAGCGTAAGCTAACAAtagcatgtttatttttgtcatttcaattCTAGATGTATATCGTCACAAATGAGCAGCCAGCAGTAGCTTATGTCACCAATACAGTATCAGTTTAGGATGCTGACAACTCCAGCTGAGTGGgtactaaaaatatatacagtgtgtACTAAAGATACAACTTACCTTAAGTTCACTTTGTGCtgacaaacaataaataaatagtatgaGAGGGCTAATGAATACCATCTATGGGATGTTAGAATGACAACAGATATTTGTACACAAATTGTGCATCAACGCATGTAGATATATCCACAGGCCTATCCACTATTTTTTTATGGTGGCTgtctggcccacaaatagtgaaaatacaGGCTTGAACGAATTAAAATTTCCACTCACTTCAACTATAATGTGAGTGTTTTGTTTCGAGTTGCATGCATAGTCACAGAACAAATTTAACTCTTATCTCTAGACGTCACATCACTGTCCTGTTGACAATAACATACAATTAAAAGGACATTGCTGGCAGCAAATAcatcttttgatttttttatttttttattaaaaaacacacacaattaatCTTATTAAATTGACCTTACAAGGTGAGGTTGCAACTAGCAAGCAAGGTGATTTtagaataatgaaaatatctagCAATGATGTATAGTCCATTGGGGCCTCAGCTAAACCCAGTGCAACTATTGCTTCCATGAAGAGCATGTGGCTTTGCCCACTTGAAGCCATTTGAGATGTGTGTGCATTATAAGCTAACATCTGTGACAGTGAACATTTCATTTAAAAGCGCTCAAAGCAATGCACTACAATGCCAAATGTTTCAGTTGTGAGTCCAGCTTTTTCAATTAAACGTTTGTGCACACCTACTGTactaaaaatgtgatatttcccCAAAAATATCCTCTCCACTTTTACACTGCAATTAGAAAGCAGCATAATAAACACAGCGTGCCTCACCTTTCTCAGACACGGCCACAGAGCCAACAACCACAAGGTCAATCTTGACTTTGGCATCCAGACCGATTGGCACGCTGAACCTTTTCACACCCTGCAGGTGGGGAACACGTCCATGTGGGCTTAATGGGGCCATTATGAGGTaaatgtgggggtggggggtgggaatGGAACGTATGCGACTCGAACCTGAGAGGAAGAGCATGTACGCAGTTGTTCTTTGTTGGCCCCCTGCGGCGGAACTATCTTGTTGAAAAGGCCAGAACGAAGACGGGGAGTTGGGACCAATAAAGTTTTGTGTGcctgcaacaaaataaataaataaataaacaaacaaaccgctGAGAATGAACAGGCGAGATAGAATGTTACAGCGCAACCGACTAATATGGAATTGTTATCGTAAGGaaatacattatacttccgatttgctggaaaatatatctatttttttttcccttttttaatcAGCAGATCTTCTGCAGTAAACAATGTTGGACTTTATTTGGCTTCTTCGCAACACATGCAGTGTGAGAACATGTGagaataaaaatattacaatggAAGTTACACTACGTGAAGTAACAAGAATGTTATGAAGACCCTATAaagttacaaaacaaaaaagccttttaaATTTAATACACCATAAAGAAGAGTACTGTTTACcagcctgccaaatttgaatgacaaaaaaatgaaaaaataaaaaaatcacaaagtaTATAAAACTACAGGtccataatatttaaaaaacaaaataaaatacaacctgCCTGAAATGACCttggatgaatgagaatattcacaTTCTGAATGTGCGTAGATCTGAGGTTAAGGTTAATAATTAATGTCTCTAACAGCCTGTGGGAGTAATTTCAGGTTCTTGGCGTGTGTGTCCACCTGTAGCACTGCTAGTCGAGCCCCCTCGAGGGGTTTATCGGGATCCACCTTGACCTCAGCCGTCTGGGTAAACACTTCCAGCTCAGACACCTTGGGGCAGGCAGTGAAAGCCCCCTGGGAGGGAAAACAGCAAAGTGTAGCGTAGGTTTATGAAATAAGCAACTTACTTCCAGTGTGACAAAGCGAGCATGCTGCTGAGGTCTGTCtggatttattttgattgtCTGGCTGGACTTGAACTCCTGCAGGACTGTGAGCCTGTTGCATGTTTGAACTGCATCCTAGCCAGTAAATACAAAGACAGGACAAATACTGTAGCAAATACTAATGTGTTATCTGATGAAATTGTGCAATTACTTTAGCAAATAGCATAGCACAACATTGTAGCGTCCAAAATAGTTGCAAATTTTGCAGTTGCTCAGACATTAATTTCAGTTTGCTTGTAGAAATAAAACCGGACACATTTCTCCTCTTGACACATGACCCTTTAAGTATTTAACCAGATACATGCAACAAAAGATGTATTACCAAAATATTGCACATCACGAGTATCTGTATGACTGACAGGCAATCGTAAAATGTGTTCAGCGATGACTTGTCTGACACTCGGTCACCAATCCAGAGAAATCCATTCGCATCGGTcactttattgcaaaaaaaatgaataattgatgTCAGGAATTCCACAACGTTACTAACACCAGCGGCCAGCCTAACATTAGCAGCATGTGTGAAAACATTTAACTCACGGGCGCTATTATTTCTTCAAATTGCCAAGTGGAAATGGGTTCAACTTGCCTTAAAATTCGGAATTCTGTTGTGAACGGGCCTTGGGAAGTTAGCCAGATCCTTGTCTTCAATGTAGTCCCAAATCTTTTGACGAATGTCCGATTTTGTTGCTCCTGGCGAGGAAAACGAAAGTAGCGAGCGAGCTACATAGCGGCGGCATTTGCTAACGGATTACTACAGCGATGGCGTCGAGATTTCATTTTCGCATTGGACCTACCTGGATTGATTTTTATGAGGGGCTCCATGATGTTATGTTCTGTAAATAATTGATCTTCTTGACTTTCTCGTTCGAAGTACACGTGAGATCTTCAAGTAACGTAAAACGACAGCAACAGCTGCGTGACAATGTTTATGGTCACTACGGCAAATCGAAAGGGTCACACTTAATAGAGGCCAAAATGGGCAAAAGCCAAACTTACcactgaggaaaaataacactcGATGtggaacatttttgttttgtattgcaGCAATGCTCCCGTACTTAGGTACATTTTAGACTGTTTACTTTTACGTTAGTCAAGGAACGAACCGGTCTACTTTTACCAAATCTTATTTGGTacaactttgaaatattttgcccCCTCTGCAAATTATCCtgttgtagtgattagaacataattcacccacggaacgttgggacgaagggggagtttgttgggatgaaaggatgaaaggataaaagaacaaaatgttggtaggtctgtgagcctcgcgcagagtgagttgttgttgctgttaaacgatgagaagctgatatcaataaaccgccggtctttggctccggacttcaacactctgcctccgactcccgtcactgctcgctacactgTATATTTTCTTCCCTCTACCAATATTgttacaaaaatgaataaaaaataactaaatatcaTATTCTGTCACATTTTCAATTGCagcatttatttctatttatgccCCCCAACCAACGCCCGACCCTCCCTTTCTATCGCTCCTCAATGCGACAAGTTGCAATGTCACAttatggccacaagagggaaaCCTCTACCAGCAAATTTCCTCAGAGCATTATTTGTTCAGCGAAGGTGCGGCGTTGGGGGCTTGGGGCACTCCATTAAATTACAAAGGGTAGTGTGCTATTTTCGTATTAATCACGTGATAAATACATGTTCATTTTGAAATCCCTGATGAATATGTCACACACCAGACTTGTTACATATGTTGCATGCTGCTGCAGATGAACTTGACCTTTCATCCTTTGCTTGAAAACTTgcatcccctttttttttttgtccttc
Above is a genomic segment from Festucalex cinctus isolate MCC-2025b chromosome 4, RoL_Fcin_1.0, whole genome shotgun sequence containing:
- the mthfsd gene encoding methenyltetrahydrofolate synthase domain-containing protein isoform X3 produces the protein MEPLIKINPGATKSDIRQKIWDYIEDKDLANFPRPVHNRIPNFKGAFTACPKVSELEVFTQTAEVKVDPDKPLEGARLAVLQAHKTLLVPTPRLRSGLFNKIVPPQGANKEQLRTCSSSQGVKRFSVPIGLDAKVKIDLVVVGSVAVSEKGFRIGKGEGFADLEYAMMASMGAVDESTVVVTIVHDCQVVDIPEELMERHDLTVDYILTPSRVIKTNCLSPKPQGIIWSKLDPEKLEKIPILKKLLALEEQAGKDVTLGVAPPPAEPLSQTGPPKKQNRRKPRQKSTRQDAQEESKEEKSAEPQPNAGQRPPRVRKESRGSEGDGAERRRKKGRSGRNLKEKSPEETGGDAAPNKIPPGVTTVYLGGIPTGLRVSELKTSLREREAAPLRLTWQGAQHRAFLDYSNPEAAEKALEALQGLSLNGHSVQAELAKSQRRGKRSGPSNRKARSAAAPASDVEAADSKGDAHEQTE
- the mthfsd gene encoding methenyltetrahydrofolate synthase domain-containing protein isoform X4, whose amino-acid sequence is MEPLIKINPGATKSDIRQKIWDYIEDKDLANFPRPVHNRIPNFKDAVQTCNRLTVLQEFKSSQTIKINPDRPQQHARFVTLEAHKTLLVPTPRLRSGLFNKIVPPQGANKEQLRTCSSSQGVKRFSVPIGLDAKVKIDLVVVGSVAVSEKGFRIGKGEGFADLEYAMMASMGAVDESTVVVTIVHDCQVVDIPEELMERHDLTVDYILTPSRVIKTNCLSPKPQGIIWSKLDPEKLEKIPILKKLLALEEQAGKDVTLGVAPPPAEPLSQTGPPKKQNRRKPRQKSTRQDAQEESKEEKSAEPQPNAGQRPPRVRKESRGSEGDGAERRRKKGRSGRNLKEKSPEETGGDAAPNKIPPGVTTVYLGGIPTGLRVSELKTSLREREAAPLRLTWQGAQHRAFLDYSNPEAAEKALEALQGLSLNGHSVQAELAKSQRRGKRSGPSNRKARSAAAPASDVEAADSKGDAHEQTE
- the mthfsd gene encoding methenyltetrahydrofolate synthase domain-containing protein isoform X2 — translated: MEPLIKINPARSLLSFSSPGATKSDIRQKIWDYIEDKDLANFPRPVHNRIPNFKDAVQTCNRLTVLQEFKSSQTIKINPDRPQQHARFVTLEAHKTLLVPTPRLRSGLFNKIVPPQGANKEQLRTCSSSQGVKRFSVPIGLDAKVKIDLVVVGSVAVSEKGFRIGKGEGFADLEYAMMASMGAVDESTVVVTIVHDCQVVDIPEELMERHDLTVDYILTPSRVIKTNCLSPKPQGIIWSKLDPEKLEKIPILKKLLALEEQAGKDVTLGVAPPPAEPLSQTGPPKKQNRRKPRQKSTRQDAQEESKEEKSAEPQPNAGQRPPRVRKESRGSEGDGAERRRKKGRSGRNLKEKSPEETGGDAAPNKIPPGVTTVYLGGIPTGLRVSELKTSLREREAAPLRLTWQGAQHRAFLDYSNPEAAEKALEALQGLSLNGHSVQAELAKSQRRGKRSGPSNRKARSAAAPASDVEAADSKGDAHEQTE
- the mthfsd gene encoding methenyltetrahydrofolate synthase domain-containing protein isoform X1, giving the protein MEPLIKINPARSLLSFSSPGATKSDIRQKIWDYIEDKDLANFPRPVHNRIPNFKGAFTACPKVSELEVFTQTAEVKVDPDKPLEGARLAVLQAHKTLLVPTPRLRSGLFNKIVPPQGANKEQLRTCSSSQGVKRFSVPIGLDAKVKIDLVVVGSVAVSEKGFRIGKGEGFADLEYAMMASMGAVDESTVVVTIVHDCQVVDIPEELMERHDLTVDYILTPSRVIKTNCLSPKPQGIIWSKLDPEKLEKIPILKKLLALEEQAGKDVTLGVAPPPAEPLSQTGPPKKQNRRKPRQKSTRQDAQEESKEEKSAEPQPNAGQRPPRVRKESRGSEGDGAERRRKKGRSGRNLKEKSPEETGGDAAPNKIPPGVTTVYLGGIPTGLRVSELKTSLREREAAPLRLTWQGAQHRAFLDYSNPEAAEKALEALQGLSLNGHSVQAELAKSQRRGKRSGPSNRKARSAAAPASDVEAADSKGDAHEQTE